One Solanum lycopersicum chromosome 2, SLM_r2.1 genomic region harbors:
- the LOC101261559 gene encoding UBP1-associated protein 2C (The RefSeq protein has 1 substitution compared to this genomic sequence) — protein MDLSKKRKTDENGGAYPVKTELVTTAAAPPALAVLSPEDIDKILETFTKDQCVSILRNAALRYPDVLEGLRAVADADVSNRKLFVRGLGWETTTDKLRQVFSEFGELDEAVVITDKASSRSKGYGFVTFKHVDAAILSLKVPNKIIDGRVTVTQLAAAGNSGNSQSSDVALRKIYVGNVPFEISSEKLLNHFSMYGEIEEGPLGFDKQTGKAKGFAFFVYKTEDGARASLVDPVKTVEGHQVLCKLATDNKKGKPQNMGHGGAPGMNAGLVGMPGDDRVGSMPGSNYGVPVSGMGPYSGFSGGPGPGMQQPPPQPGMVAHQNPHLNSAIGGPGYGNQGPGSFTGGAGGYAGAGGYAGAGGYGGNSGDYGGYRMPQSSAGMPSSGGFPDGGSYALQSAYPTQVPQPGAGSRVPPGGMYQGMPPYY, from the coding sequence ATGGATCTATCAAAGAAGCGCAAAACTGATGAGAACGGCGGTGCTTATCCTGTAAAAACCGAACTCGTCACAACTGCCGCCGCCCCACCGGCACTTGCTGTTCTTTCCCCGGAAGACATTGACAAAATTCTTGAAACGTTCACCAAGGACCAGTGCGTTTCAATTCTCCGTAACGCCGCCCTGCGCTATCCTGATGTTCTCGAAGGTTTACGTGCTGTCGCTGACGCCGACGTATCTAACCGCAAGCTTTTCGTTCGTGGTCTTGGGTGGGAGACCACCACTGACAAACTCAGACAGGTTTTTTCTGAGTTTGGAGAACTTGATGAGGCTGTTGTTATAACTGATAAGGCGTCTTCCAGATCTAAAGGGTATGGTTTTGTAACTTTCAAGCATGTTGATGCTGCTATTCTTTCTTTAAAGGTGCCCAACAAGATAATTGATGGACGTGTTACCGTCACACAGCTTGCTGCTGCGGGTAATTCTGGGAATTCTCAGTCTTCTGATGTTGCGCTTAGGAAGATCTATGTTGGTAATGTTCCATTTGAAATTTCGTCTGAAAAGCTTTTGAATCACTTTTCCATGTATGGAGAGATTGAAGAGGGGCCTTTGGGATTTGATAAACAAACTGGAAAAGCGAAAGGATTTGCTTTTTTTGTCTACAAGACTGAGGATGGAGCTAGGGCATCGTTAGTTGATCCCGTGAAGACCGTAGAAGGACATCAGGTCTTGTGTAAATTGGCAACCGATAATAAGAAGGGGAAGCCGCAGAATATGGGGCACGGGGGTGCCCCTGGAATGAATGCTGGACTTGTAGGAATGCCTGGTGATGATAGGGTTGGATCCATGCCTGGTTCCAATTATGGTGTTCCTGTAAGCGGTATGGGTCCATATTCAGGGTTTTCAGGTGGGCCTGGTCCAGGAATGCAGCAGCCACCACCTCAGCCTGGGATGGTGGCACATCAGAATCCACATCTGAATTCAGCTATTGGCGGGCCTGGATATGGAAACCAAGGACCGGGATCCTTTACAGGTGGTGCTGGTGGATATGCTGGCGCGGGTGGATATGCTGGCGCTGGTGGGTATGGGGGTAATTCTGGGGATTATGGTGGGTACAGGATGTCTCAAAGCTCTGCTGGAATGCCTAGTTCAGGAGGTTTTCCAGATGGTGGTAGTTATGCTTTACAGTCGGCTTATCCGACACAGGTACCACAACCAGGAGCTGGGTCAAGGGTTCCACCAGGTGGGATGTACCAGGGCATGCCTCCATACTACTGA
- the LOC101261559 gene encoding UBP1-associated protein 2C isoform X1 — protein sequence MDLSKKRKTDENGGAYPVKTELVTTAAAPPALAVLSPEDIDKILETFTKDQCVSILRNAALRYPDVLEGLRAVADADVSNRKLFVRGLGWETTTDKLRQVFSEFGELDEAVVITDKASSRSKGYGFVTFKHVDAAILSLKVPNKIIDGRVTVTQLAAAGNSGNSQSSDVALRKIYVGNVPFEISSEKLLNHFSMYGEIEEGPLGFDKQTGKAKGFAFFVYKTEDGARASLVDPVKTVEGHQVLCKLATDNKKGKPQNMGHGGAPGMNAGLVGMPGDDRVGSMPGSNYGVPVSGMGPYSGFSGGPGPGMQQPPPQPGMVAHQNPHLNSAIGGPGYGNQGPGSFTGGAGGYAGAGGYAGAGGYGGNSGDYGGYRMSQSSAGMPSSGGFPDGGSYALQSAYPTQVPQPGAGSRVPPGGMYQGMPPYY from the coding sequence ATGGATCTATCAAAGAAGCGCAAAACTGATGAGAACGGCGGTGCTTATCCTGTAAAAACCGAACTCGTCACAACTGCCGCCGCCCCACCGGCACTTGCTGTTCTTTCCCCGGAAGACATTGACAAAATTCTTGAAACGTTCACCAAGGACCAGTGCGTTTCAATTCTCCGTAACGCCGCCCTGCGCTATCCTGATGTTCTCGAAGGTTTACGTGCTGTCGCTGACGCCGACGTATCTAACCGCAAGCTTTTCGTTCGTGGTCTTGGGTGGGAGACCACCACTGACAAACTCAGACAGGTTTTTTCTGAGTTTGGAGAACTTGATGAGGCTGTTGTTATAACTGATAAGGCGTCTTCCAGATCTAAAGGGTATGGTTTTGTAACTTTCAAGCATGTTGATGCTGCTATTCTTTCTTTAAAGGTGCCCAACAAGATAATTGATGGACGTGTTACCGTCACACAGCTTGCTGCTGCGGGTAATTCTGGGAATTCTCAGTCTTCTGATGTTGCGCTTAGGAAGATCTATGTTGGTAATGTTCCATTTGAAATTTCGTCTGAAAAGCTTTTGAATCACTTTTCCATGTATGGAGAGATTGAAGAGGGGCCTTTGGGATTTGATAAACAAACTGGAAAAGCGAAAGGATTTGCTTTTTTTGTCTACAAGACTGAGGATGGAGCTAGGGCATCGTTAGTTGATCCCGTGAAGACCGTAGAAGGACATCAGGTCTTGTGTAAATTGGCAACCGATAATAAGAAGGGGAAGCCGCAGAATATGGGGCACGGGGGTGCCCCTGGAATGAATGCTGGACTTGTAGGAATGCCTGGTGATGATAGGGTTGGATCCATGCCTGGTTCCAATTATGGTGTTCCTGTAAGCGGTATGGGTCCATATTCAGGGTTTTCAGGTGGGCCTGGTCCAGGAATGCAGCAGCCACCACCTCAGCCTGGGATGGTGGCACATCAGAATCCACATCTGAATTCAGCTATTGGCGGGCCTGGATATGGAAACCAAGGACCGGGATCCTTTACAGGTGGTGCTGGTGGATATGCTGGCGCGGGTGGATATGCTGGCGCTGGTGGGTATGGGGGTAATTCTGGGGATTATGGTGGGTACAGGATGTCTCAAAGCTCTGCTGGAATGCCTAGTTCAGGAGGTTTTCCAGATGGTGGTAGTTATGCTTTACAGTCGGCTTATCCGACACAGGTACCACAACCAGGAGCTGGGTCAAGGGTTCCACCAGGTGGGATGTACCAGGGCATGCCTCCATACTACTGA